CTTTAAGCTTAACTCTCGTTATTGCATCAACAAATTGATCAAAGCTGTGTCCTCTGTTCATCCATGTTAAAGTGTCCTCATACATGCTCTGAAGGCCGATCTCTACCCAGAGATGGGTCTTTTTAGAGTAAGATGCAAGCAGGTCAACTACTTCATCAGGAAGGCAATCAGGCCTTGTGCCAATTGACAAACCAACCACATCTTCAAACGACAGGGCCTCCCTGTAGAGGTCATCCAGCAGGTTTACGGGGCCATATGTATTGGTATATGCCTGAAAGTAGGCAATAAATTTATCTGCCCTGAAATGACTTTTGTAAAACTCCATGCCGGCTGCCAGTTGCTCACTAACGGAACGTTTTGACCCCTTCGAGTTAGGGCTGAAACTCCTGTTTTCGCAATATACGCATCCGCCATATGCTACAGACCCATCCCTGTTGGGACACGTAAACCCGGCATCAAGTCCGATCTTATAGACCTTGCAGGCAAATATCTGTTTCAGGTAATTCCCGTATGAAAAATAGTATTTACTCATGTTGTAAAAAATATACAGTCACTTTCCCTATTTAACTTATTTTAACATTATATGATACACACTCCTTATTGACAATATTTTTTAAAGTTGTTAGGATGGTTTCCAATGTTGATGGGCGGATAGCTCAATTGGTAGAGCGCAGCCCTTACAAGGCTGAGGTCACAGGTTCGATCCCTGTTCCGCCTACCATATAAGAAGTTGAAATGGACGATGAAGAAAACCTCAAAAGACATTTTGCAGAACATAAGTATATATTGAAGAGGTTACGCTCAAAAATGCTCAGTTGCAAGGAAGGACACATAATTTTTGCTGAGGCGTACTTTCTGTACGTTGAAGCAAAAATTATGTGTCCTGACGCCGCAGATGGGCGTTTCAAAAGTTGATAGCAAACTGAGGACGTAAGAAATTTCTTTAGACAAGGCAGACGACGAAGAAAACCGGAGGCGTACTAATAGTACGTTGAGGATTTTCTGAGGAGTCTAACGCCGTATAAAGATATTTATTACGTCCGTAGCATGCGGGGTCGTAGTTCAGTTCGGTTAGAACGCCTGCCTGTCACGCAGGAGGTCGCGAGTTCAAGTCTCGTCGGCCCCGCCATAATTGTATTTACACATTTAAGTCATGTTACCTTCTGAATGCAGATAGAATCAGAAATCCTAAAACTCATATTTTCAGCCGGTATTGTCGCCAAGATAGTTCTATTGATATTGTTGACATTCTCTGTTGTTTCCTGGGCAGTAATGTTTTTCAAGTTTTTCCAGTTTCGCAGGATCGAAAAGGATTCCAGGGAATTTCTTTCTACATTTTCAAAGACCGAAAATATTCATCAGCTCTATGCAATATCAAAA
The sequence above is drawn from the Nitrospirota bacterium genome and encodes:
- a CDS encoding TIGR01212 family radical SAM protein (This family includes YhcC from E. coli K-12, an uncharacterized radical SAM protein.); the encoded protein is MSKYYFSYGNYLKQIFACKVYKIGLDAGFTCPNRDGSVAYGGCVYCENRSFSPNSKGSKRSVSEQLAAGMEFYKSHFRADKFIAYFQAYTNTYGPVNLLDDLYREALSFEDVVGLSIGTRPDCLPDEVVDLLASYSKKTHLWVEIGLQSMYEDTLTWMNRGHSFDQFVDAITRVKLKGLRVCVHIILGLPGETHDMTMQTADTLAGLNIDGLKVHHLYVAENTLLEKMYAKGGISLISLEKYIHLVCDFLERIPPGVAIQRLTGELTGDYLIAPKWGVSKKSILSAIENEFENRNSYQGKKCTSDKDTASLATTVKEGVI